The genomic stretch GCTGAAGGCGGGCGAGATCAACCTGCACCAGTTCCTGTCGGCCGAGGCCGGCATGTCGCGCTCGGCCGGCACCTGCAACACCATGGGCACGGCCTCGACCATGGCCTGCATGGCCGAGGCGCTCGGCACCTCGCTGCCGCACAATGCCGCGATCCCCGCCGTGGACGCGCGCCGCTACGTGCTGGCGCACATGTCCGGCATCCGCATCGTCGAGATGGCGCGCGAGGACCTGACGCTGTCGAAGATCCTGACGCGCCAGGCGTTCGAGAACGCGATCCGCGTCAATGCGGCAATCGGCGGCTCGACCAACGCGGTGATCCACCTGAAGGCGATCGCCGGCCGCATCGGCGTGCCGCTGGAACTGGAAGACTGGAGCACGGTGGGGCGCGACACGCCGACCATCGTCGACCTGATGCCGTCGGGCCGCTTCCTGATGGAGGAGTTCTACTATGCCGGCGGCCTGCCCGCGGTGCTGCGCCGCCTGGGCGAGGCCGGCCTGCTGCCGCATCCCGGCGCGCTCACCGTCAACGGCAAGGCGATCTGGGACAACGTCAAGGACGCGCCGATCACCAACGATGAAGTCATCCGTCCGCTGCACCAGCCGCTGATCCGCGACGGCAGCATCCGCATCCTGCGCGGCAACCTGTCGCCGCGCGGCGCGGTGCTCAAGCCGTCGGCGGCGACGCCGAAGCTGCTGCGCCACCGCGGCCGCGCGGTGGTGTTCGAGAACCTGGAGCACTACAAGGAACGCATCGTCGACGAGTCGCTCGAGGTCGACGAGAACTCGGTGCTGGTGCTCAAGCGCTGCGGGCCGCGTGGCTATCCCGGCATGGCCGAGGTCGGCAACATGGGCCTGCCGCCCAAGCTGCTGCGCCAGGGCGTCAAGGACATGGTGCGGATTTCCGACGCGCGCATGAGCGGCACCGCCTACGGCACCGTGGTGCTGCACGTCGCGCCGGAAGCTGCTGCGGGCGGGCCGCTGGCGATCGTGCGCGACGGCGACTGGATCGAGCTCGACTGCGAGGCCGGGCGCCTGCACCTGGATATCGACGAAGCCGAGTTCGAACGCCGCATGGCTGACGTGCAGCCGCTGCAGGCGCCCGCCGACGGCGGTTATCGCAAGCTGTACGTCGACCACGTGCTGCAGGCCGACGAGGGCTGCGACCTCGACTTCCTGGTGGGCTGCCGCGGCCGCGAGGTGCCGCGCCACTCGCACTGAGCATTGCACCAAAGCGCCGGCCGCCGACGCGGCGGCCACGAGAAGACAAAACAAGGAGACCCGCCATGCAAGGCACCCAGACCGCTCCGTTGGAGCGCGCCGCCCCGATCCGGGGTGAAACATCACAAGCCGCGGAGGAGCACCGCATCATCGGCATGCTGGTGCGGCGCCTGATCCCGTTCCTGGCGCTGATCTATGTGGTTGCGTATATCGACCGCTCGGTGGTCGGCTTCGCCAAGCTGCACATGAACGCGGCCATCGGCATCAGCGATGCGGCTTATGGCCTGGGCGCGGGCCTGTTCTTCGTCGGCTACTTCCTGTGCGAGGTGCCGAGCAACCTGGCACTGGAACGCTTTGGCGCGCGCCGCTGGTTTGCGCGCATCCTGTTCACCTGGGGCGTGATCACCATGGCGATGGCGTTCACGCAGGGCGCGCACAGCTTCTATGTGCTGCGCTTCCTGCTGGGCGCGGCCGAGGCGGGCCTGTATCCGGGCATCCTCTACTTCCTGACCAAGTGGTTCCCGATGCGCCATCGCGCCCGCATCATCGGCCTGCTGGTGCTGGCGCAGCCGATCGCGCTGATCATCACCGGTCCGCTTGCCGGGCTGGTGCTGTCCACCCACGGCCTGTTCGGCATGAGCAACTGGCAGACGCTGTTCGTGCTGAGCGGCCTGCCGGCGGTGCTGCTGTGCCTGCCGACGCTGAAGCTGCTGCCCGAGTCGCCGGCCAGCGCCGCGTGGCTGGCGCCGGCGGACCGCGCCTGGATCGAACGCGAACTGGCGGCGGACCAGGCCGCCTATGCGCTGAAGTCGCACGGCAATCCGCTGCAGGCGCTGAAGGACAAGCGCGTGCTGCTGCTGTCGCTGCTGTTCCTGCCGTTTCCGCTCAGTATCTACGGGCTGTCGCTGTGGTTGCCGACCATCATCAAGCAGTTCGGCGTCACCGATGCGATGACCGGGCTGCTGTCGGCCGTGCCCTACCTGTTTGCCGTGGTCGGGCTCTGGCTGGTGCCGCGCCATTCCGACCGCAAGCGCGAGCGCTATGGCCATATCGTGGTGGTGTCGGGCATGGCGGCCATCACCATGGCGCTGAGCGCATGGGTGCAGTCGCCGGTGCTGCAGTTCCTGTTTATCTGCCTGACCGCGTTCTCGATCTATTCGATCCAGGCCGTGGTGTGGGCGCTGCCCGGCGAGTTCCTGACCGGCGCCAGCGCCGCGGTGGGCATCGCCACCATCAATTCGCTCGCCAATCTCGGCGGCTATTTCGGGCCGTATGGCATCGGCGTGATCAAGGACGCCACCGGCAGCCTTGCGGCCGGGCTGTACTTCCTGGCGGCGATGCTGCTGTTTGCGGTGCTGATGGCCTTCGTCGTGCGCGCCGCGCTGCGGCCGGCGGCCGCGCGGGCCTGAGCGACCCGCACCAAACCGGATCAGGGCCGCCGCTTCTTCCACTCGTAGTCGGGCGGCGGATCGGCCGCGCCGGCGCGGCCGACCGAGTCGGGGTTTTCCGAGCACAGCGTGACAAAGCTGACCGCCTCGCCCGCGTGCTGGCGCTGGCGCAGCGCTTCGGTAAAGCGCAGCGCCTCGCGCATCGCGTCGCTGGGGAACGACTGCGCATGCGGCGTCAGTCCGGTGCCGAGGGCTTCGGACCAGTAGACCATGTACATAAGGCTTCCTTTTGCTTGCGCGGAGGGTGTCCCGGGTTGCTGCAACCTTCGTTCCCGCTGCCGCGGCGGCGCGCAAGCGAAGGCCGGGTGTGCCGGGGACCACGATTGCAAACCCTTCCTCCGCCTTTTGCAAGCTTTGGCATGGCGCGGGCGCGCCTGATATGCCGCATCTTGCCGCCCCGTACTGGTTCCGCCGTGTCTTTCCCGGCTCGTGCCAGGCGTTGCCACGCCGCGTGCCGCTGGCCTACCATCGCCGGCATGCCAACCGGAGACCACCTGCCATGACGCCATCGACCGCCCGCCTGCCGCAGTCCATCCGTTCGTTTCTGGCGCGCGCCCTTGCCGCCGCCGCCATCGCGGTAGTGGCCGGCTGCGCCGGCACGCCGGCAGTGCCGCCCGCCGCAGACAAGGCCGCCGGTCCCACGGCCGCCGCGCCGCAGTGGCAGCGCGTGCATCTCGGCTCCGGCGCCGGCTATGACTTTCCGGTATATGCCAACCACCGGCTCGATGGCGACCTGTCGCGCATCCGCGAAGTCGTGCTGGTCCAGCATGGCCTGCAGCGCAACGGCGACGACTACTTTGCCGCCGGCGCGGCACTGCTGAAGGCCAGTGGCCGCAACCGGGACGAGGTGCTGCTGGTGGCGCCGAATTTTCCCGGCACGCCTGACCGCAACAAGGGCTTTACCGGCATGCCGCACTGGTCGGTGCAGGGATGGCTCAGCGGCGAGGACGCGGTCGAGGGCCCGGCGCGCGTCAGCTCATTGCAGGTGCTGGACGACCTGCTCGCGCGCTTCACCGACAGGGCGCGGTTGCCGCAGGTGCGCAAGGTGACGGTGGCCGGCCACTCCGGCGGCGCGCAGATCGTGCACCGCTACGCGGTGCTCAACAATGTCGACGAACGCATCCGCGCACGCGGCATCGAGCTGCGCTACGTCGTGGCCAATCCGTCTTCGTACCTGTATTTCACGCCAGTGCGGCCGGCTGGCTCCGACGGCAAGTCGTTCGCCCCATATGACGTGGCCCGTTGCCCGGACTACAACAGGTACCGCTACGGCATGCAGGACATGGTGCCGTATGCCAAAGGCGCCGACGGCATGGCGCTGTACCGGCGCTATGCCGGGCGCCAGGTGACGTATCTGGCCGGCACCGAGGACAACGATCCCAACCACCGCGTGCTCGACAAATCGTGCGGCGCCGAGGCCGAGGGCCCCACGCGGCTGCAGCGTGCGCGCGGCTACCTGCGCTATGAGCGCTACCTTGCCGGTCCGGACCTCGTCATGCGCCACCAGGCCTATGAAGTGGTGGGCGTGGGGCACGACCAGGCGCGCATGTTCGGGTCGCAATGCGGCGCGCGGGCCGTGTTCGGCATGCCCGAGGCGGACAATGCCGGCGGTGCCGCCTGCCGTGCGCCGCAGCTCTGAAGCAGGCGCCCTCCGCAACCGTCACGGCAAGAAAAAAACCCGCGAAATTCGCGGGTTCAAGTCCCTGCCCGCAGGATCGGGCTTGGAGGAGACAACCACAGGAAAACGGTGGCGCGGGATCAGCTCAGGCTGTATTTGACGACCTGTTCCTCGACGCCGACAAAACGTACCAGCTGGCGCAGGCCGCTGGGATATTCCTTGATATGGTGCCCGTCAGGCGTATCGGGCATCCGGTAATAAACTGGCGCCTTGTCGTGCACTGGCGCCAGCAGGCCGAGCGGGCGCGCGTCGGCCTCCCAGGGCACGTCGCGGTCTTCGGCAAGCAGGTTTCTTCCGGTCATGGACACACTCCAAAGTTCTGCATGGTGCGGCCGGGGGCGGATCGTTTTTGCTCGCACAGTTCAATGTATGGAATGTATGGCACGGCGGCCGGAAATGCCATTCAGCTTTTTTTAATTCTGTCTGGTGGGAAATTTCTTAACTGACAAAATCGACGAATATATCGTGTCCCGCCATATTGCCTGGCGCCCTTCGGGCACTGCCCCGGCATTGCGCTACCATAGCGCGAGTTTTTGAAAGTGCGGTGACCGGCGCGCCTGCCGGCACGCTGCGCTGTCCGAATCCACTCCGATCATTCCCCGCGCCCAGCAGACGCATGTCGACCCAGCACGCCTTGTTGATCTCCCTGATCGAAAAGCCCTCGTCCGGCTATGACTTGGCGCGGCGCTTCGACCGTTCCATCGGCTATTTCTGGCATGCCACGCACCAGCAGATCTATCGCGAACTGGGCCGCATGGCGGACAGCGGCTGGATTGCCGCCGATGAAAACGACGCGGCCGAAGGCGAGGCCGGCGCCGACCGGCGCAACCGCAAGAAGGTCTACCGGGTGCTGCCGGCGGGCCGTGACGAACTGGCGCGCTGGGTGCTGGCGCCGGGTGCGGGGCTGGACCAGCGCGAGGAGATTCTGGTCAAGCTGCGCGCCGATGCGGTGATCGGCCCGCTTGGGCTGGGCGACGAGATGCGGCGGCTGATCGCGCTGCACCGCGCCCGCCTGGAGACTTACCTGGCGATCGAGCGGCGCGATTTCTCGGCGCCGGACATGGACCGCGCGCAGCAGCTGCGCTATGCGCTGCTGCAGCGCGGGATCCGTTTCGAGACCGACTGGGTGGCTTGGGGCGAAGCCCTGCTGCCGCTGCTGTAGCGGCAGCGGGCACCGACCCCTGCGCGCTCAGGCCAGGTCGACGGCGCGTGCGCCGGCCGGGCTGGCTTCGCCCAGTCCCAGGCGGCGGCGCGCCAGCGCGTACTCCTCGGCAAAGCGGCGCACCAGCTCGGCCGCCGGCACCACGCGCTTGATCGCGCCGACGCCCTGGCCGGCGCCCCAGATGTCCTTCCACGCCTTGACGCTGGTCGAACCGAAGTTCATCTTCGACGGGTCCGATTCCGGCAGCGCGTTCGGGTCCAGCCCGGCGCGCTCGATGCTGCCGCGCAGGTAGTTGCCATGCACGCCGGTGAACAGGTTGGAATAGACGATGTCGTTGGCGCTGCTGTCGACGATCATCTGCTTGTAGCCGTCCTGCGCGTTGGCTTCGTGCGTGGCGATGAAGGCCGAGCCGATGTAGGCCAGGTCGGCGCCGGCGGCCTGCGCGGCCAGGATGGCGTCGCCGCTGGAGATCGCGCCGGACAGCAGCAGCGGGCCGTCGAACCATTCGCGGATCTCGTGCAGCAGCGCGAACGGCGACAGCGTGCCGGCATGGCCGCCGGCACCGGCCGCCACGGCCACCAGGCCATCCGCGCCTTTTTCGATCGCCTTGCGCGCGAAGGTATTGTTGATCACGTCATGCAGCACGATGCCGCCGTACGAGTGGACCGCGTCGTTGACCTCCTTGCGCGCGCCCAGCGAGGTGATCACGATCGGCACCTTGTAGCGCACGCATAGTTCCAGGTCATGCTCGAGCCGGTCGTTGGACTTGTGCACGATCTGGTTGACCGCGAACGGCGCCGACGGGCGCTCGGGGTGCTTGGCGTCGTGTTCCGCCAGTTCGGTGGTGATGCGGTCCAGCCATTCCTCCAGCTTGGGCGCGGGGCGGGCGTTCAGCGCGGGGAACGAGCCGACCACGCCGGCCTTGCACTGGGCGATGACCAGGTCGGGGTTGGAGATGATGAACAGCGGCGAGCAGACCACCGGCAGCGAAAGCCGGTTCTGCAGCTGGGCGGGAAGGGCCATGGGGGAAGTCTCCTGGGTAATTCCGATGGATGCGGTGAAGCGATGCGGTGGCGCTGCGGGCCGGCGTGCGTCAGGCGGCGCCGGTCAGCAGGTGTTTCTGGCTGGCCAGGCGCGCGGCCATGGCGGCGGCCAGCGCCTCCAGGCCGGAGCGGGGGCGCACCATGACCTCGAACTCGGCAATGCGGCCGGCGTCGTCGAAGCGGATCATGTCGATGCCCTTGAGCGCCTTGCCGTCCACGCTGGCACTGAACTCCAGCACCACGCTGTGGCCGTCGCCGCTGACGAAGCTGCGGTGGTAGCGGAAGTCCTGGAACACCTGGTTCACCGTGGTCAGCACCAGCGCGATGGCGGCGCGGCCGGGATACGGCGTATGCGCGACCGGCGAGCGGAACACTACGTCGTCGGCGACGATGGCATCGAGCCCGGCCATGGAATGGGTGGCGATCATCTGGTGCCAGGCGTCGAGCGAGGCCTGGGCGGCGGGAAGCAGGGCGTTGGTCACGGGGTCTCCTGGACGGCGTCGGGGCGATCTCTGTCATGTTCTATGCAACCAGTTGCATAGTGAATCGAAAGGTAGCACGCGCCGCGGTTGGCCGCAAGTTCAGCGTACCCGGTCAGGCGCCCAGTGACGCGTTGTCTACAATAGGCGGGTTCGCTTCTCCCGGAGGGTCCGTGACCACCAAGCC from Cupriavidus nantongensis encodes the following:
- a CDS encoding IlvD/Edd family dehydratase translates to MSDSNDKQRKPLRSTAWFGTADKNGFMYRSWMKNQGIPDHAFDGRPVIGICNTWSELTPCNAHFRKLAEHVKRGVYEAGGFPVEFPVFSNGESNLRPTAMLTRNLAAMDVEEAIRGNPIDAVVLLTGCDKTTPALLMGAASCDVPAIVVTGGPMLNGKLDGKDIGSGTAVWQLHESLKAGEINLHQFLSAEAGMSRSAGTCNTMGTASTMACMAEALGTSLPHNAAIPAVDARRYVLAHMSGIRIVEMAREDLTLSKILTRQAFENAIRVNAAIGGSTNAVIHLKAIAGRIGVPLELEDWSTVGRDTPTIVDLMPSGRFLMEEFYYAGGLPAVLRRLGEAGLLPHPGALTVNGKAIWDNVKDAPITNDEVIRPLHQPLIRDGSIRILRGNLSPRGAVLKPSAATPKLLRHRGRAVVFENLEHYKERIVDESLEVDENSVLVLKRCGPRGYPGMAEVGNMGLPPKLLRQGVKDMVRISDARMSGTAYGTVVLHVAPEAAAGGPLAIVRDGDWIELDCEAGRLHLDIDEAEFERRMADVQPLQAPADGGYRKLYVDHVLQADEGCDLDFLVGCRGREVPRHSH
- a CDS encoding MFS transporter; amino-acid sequence: MQGTQTAPLERAAPIRGETSQAAEEHRIIGMLVRRLIPFLALIYVVAYIDRSVVGFAKLHMNAAIGISDAAYGLGAGLFFVGYFLCEVPSNLALERFGARRWFARILFTWGVITMAMAFTQGAHSFYVLRFLLGAAEAGLYPGILYFLTKWFPMRHRARIIGLLVLAQPIALIITGPLAGLVLSTHGLFGMSNWQTLFVLSGLPAVLLCLPTLKLLPESPASAAWLAPADRAWIERELAADQAAYALKSHGNPLQALKDKRVLLLSLLFLPFPLSIYGLSLWLPTIIKQFGVTDAMTGLLSAVPYLFAVVGLWLVPRHSDRKRERYGHIVVVSGMAAITMALSAWVQSPVLQFLFICLTAFSIYSIQAVVWALPGEFLTGASAAVGIATINSLANLGGYFGPYGIGVIKDATGSLAAGLYFLAAMLLFAVLMAFVVRAALRPAAARA
- a CDS encoding PadR family transcriptional regulator — translated: MSTQHALLISLIEKPSSGYDLARRFDRSIGYFWHATHQQIYRELGRMADSGWIAADENDAAEGEAGADRRNRKKVYRVLPAGRDELARWVLAPGAGLDQREEILVKLRADAVIGPLGLGDEMRRLIALHRARLETYLAIERRDFSAPDMDRAQQLRYALLQRGIRFETDWVAWGEALLPLL
- a CDS encoding NAD(P)H-dependent flavin oxidoreductase, yielding MALPAQLQNRLSLPVVCSPLFIISNPDLVIAQCKAGVVGSFPALNARPAPKLEEWLDRITTELAEHDAKHPERPSAPFAVNQIVHKSNDRLEHDLELCVRYKVPIVITSLGARKEVNDAVHSYGGIVLHDVINNTFARKAIEKGADGLVAVAAGAGGHAGTLSPFALLHEIREWFDGPLLLSGAISSGDAILAAQAAGADLAYIGSAFIATHEANAQDGYKQMIVDSSANDIVYSNLFTGVHGNYLRGSIERAGLDPNALPESDPSKMNFGSTSVKAWKDIWGAGQGVGAIKRVVPAAELVRRFAEEYALARRRLGLGEASPAGARAVDLA
- a CDS encoding nuclear transport factor 2 family protein, with the translated sequence MTNALLPAAQASLDAWHQMIATHSMAGLDAIVADDVVFRSPVAHTPYPGRAAIALVLTTVNQVFQDFRYHRSFVSGDGHSVVLEFSASVDGKALKGIDMIRFDDAGRIAEFEVMVRPRSGLEALAAAMAARLASQKHLLTGAA